One Oncorhynchus masou masou isolate Uvic2021 chromosome 18, UVic_Omas_1.1, whole genome shotgun sequence DNA window includes the following coding sequences:
- the LOC135504240 gene encoding uncharacterized protein LOC135504240 isoform X1, with product MTELELDQSHLPRVQEVCHVFAVLEDGALAQNLQEQEIEQYYTTNIQKNQLVQNDIRIAMRLQDEEEEQRAQHRALSQASRQLEEQDSKYARMIQEEIQRCADETHRREQEDEEMAKHIQEEEELRVRQRSSGQESLCDDGTNVRGSPSSCSRLPALSTSPSQGEGLHHQPATSRWQCSISNTQPQSHSTAEPLYETHRSAGQNNRTQSSHNGHSNPTRLIRNYLQCPPPDYLSDEGSEDADTVFPEHLPPSRPCRLEKWLNTPPSRCQASVYQLPERSYRSLGSPISSREERSRMWERGSGTRVERHRGSCQDRDRGVKEKRARIWDKNPRAKHDRGYDREPRSEEGRGWRYISSTNDSARGLQDRDGGVRRRWTYRETSDNKQVRFQDNASRHCYSYHDDSRLAVNVWDLIAHDLRERSVAVRQSFQGGSRSRGVRGEVRDCQVHDGENAVAHSDSQHQQRAFLRAVPTRRSYHGDVGERKRASQSEGYSNQGHGGEGERILENLTIVEGSGTEVNVEHSRGRGGRRSSGDPRNRVSSGGDQKRDGRDDRHHHSERRVRSASDCQHGYKQEEQNSSEEEEERREDRPLLRAHHFSQSFCSRGASIRARSRHTSKAGAALQPEEGVCLDLGELHQVLLDEELARRLQKEEEKLLTKSPPARSSFSQHDSYPEGDFRVAQVAQDEEIARFMQKQEIQSNRQSRDLNGPGSRREQHDLADPHNRRTARERPIQRERLDSEGLPSPTEECSPDSQAPSPTSTLSQQPIRNIAEELDPTFKTKRPGKESIRAGQTISGPSSCQSHPIPHLHDFMEEPTFIPPTKRQSAKSGRAKSKEKKENCKQQ from the exons ATGACAGAGCTGGAGCTTGATCAGTCCCACCTGCCTCGGGTCCAGGAAG tgtgCCATGTTTTTGCTGTCCTGGAGGATGGAGCATTGGCACAAAACCTACAGGAACAGGAAA TTGAGCAGTACTACACCACCAACATCCAGAAGAACCAGCTGGTGCAGAATGACATCCGCATCGCCATGAGGctgcaggatgaggaggaggaacagagggcTCAGCACAGAGCCCTGAGCCAGGCGTCTAGACAACT TGAGGAACAGGATTCGAAGTATGCCCGGATGATCCAGGAGGAGATCCAGAGATGTGCTGATGAGACTCACAGGAGGGAGCAGGAGGATGAG GAAATGGCTAAACACATccaggaagaggaggagctgaGGGTCAGGCAGAGGAGCAGTGGGCAGGAAAGCCTCTGTGATG ACGGTACCAACGTCCGTGGCTCACCCTCGTCATGCTCACGCCTGCCTGCTCTCAGCACCAGCCCTAGCCAGGGAGAAGGGCTGCACCATCAGCCTGCTACCAGCAGGTGGCAATGTTCCATCTCTAACACACAGCCACAGTCACACTCTACTGCTGAGCCTCTGTATGAGACCCACAGGTCAGCAGGACAGAATAACAGAACACAATCATCACATAATGGACACTCTAATCCAACTAGACTCATCAGAAACTACCTCCAATGCCCTCCACCAGACTATTTGAGTGATGAAGGCTCAGAGGACGCAGACACTGTTTTCCCTGAACACCTCCCTCCATCCCGGCCCTGTAGACTGGAGAAATGGCTCAATACTCCCCCTAGTCGTTGCCAGGCTTCTGTGTACCAACTACCAGAGAGAAGTTACAGGAGTCTCGGCAGTCCCATCAGCTCCAGAGAAGAGCGCAGCAGGATGTGGGAGAGGGGAAGTGGAACAAGGGTGGAAAGGCATAGGGGGAGTTGTCAGGACAGGGATAGGGGGGTTAAGGAAAAGAGGGCTAGGATTTGGGATAAGAATCCCAGGGCAAAGCATGACCGGGGTTATGACAGGGAGCCCAggtcagaggaggggagagggtggcGCTACATCAGTAGTACTAATGACTCTGCCAGAGGGCTGCAGGATAGAGACGGGGGGGTTAGGAGGAGGTGGACCTACAGAGAAACCAGCGACAACAAACAAGTCCGCTTCCAGGACAATGCCAGCAGGCATTGTTATAGTTACCATGACGACAGCAGGCTCGCAGTGAATGTATGGGACCTGATTGCCCATGATTTaagagagaggagtgtggccGTGAGGCAGAGCTTCCAAGGGGGGTCAAGGTCACGGGGGGTCAGAGGTGAGGTCAGAGACTGCCAAGTGCATGATGGGGAAAATGCCGTTGCCCACAGTGACTCTCAACATCAACAGAGAGCGTTTCTAAGAGCTGTCCCCACCAGGCGTAGTTACCATGGAGATGtcggggaaagaaagagagcctCACAAAGCGAAGGCTACAGTAACCAAGgccatggaggagagggagaaagaatcCTTGAAAACCTGACCATAGTGGAGGGTAGTGGGACTGAGGTCAATGTTGAAcacagcagagggagaggggggaggaggagtagTGGAGACCCTAGGAACAGGGTCAGCTCAGGTGGGGACCAGAAGAGGGATGgcagggatgataggcaccaccATAGTGAGCGCAGGGTGAGGAGTGCAAGTGATTGCCAGCATGGGTATAAGCAGGAGGAGCAGAACAgctcagaggaggaggaagagaggagggaggatagacCCCTGCTGAGAGCCCACCATTTCAGCCAAAGCTTCTGCAGCAGAGGGGCCTCCATCAGGGCCAGATCGAGGCACACCTCCAAAGCAG GAGCCGCACTGCAGCCAGAGGAGGGGGTGTGTCTGGACCTGGGGGAACTGCACCAGGTGTTGCTGGATGAGGAGCTGGCCAGGAGGCTGcaaaaggaggaggagaaactgTTGACTAAG AGCCCTCCAGCCCGTTCTTCCTTCTCTCAACATGACTCCTACCCAGAGGGAGACTTCAGAGTTGCGCAAGTGGCTCAGGATGAG GAAATCGCCCGCTtcatgcagaaacaggaaatacaGTCGAATCGCCAGTCACGTGACCTTAATGGCCCGGGATCACGACGTGAACAGCATGACCTGGCTGACCCCCACAACAGGAGAACTGCCAGAGAGAGACCG ATTCAGCGGGAGAGACTGGACTCCGAGGGCCTCCCATCTCCTACTGAGGAGTGCTCTCCAGACTCTCAGGCCCCTAGCCCCACCTCAACACT ATCACAACAGCCAATCAGAAACATTGCAGAGGAACTGGACCCAACTTTCAAGACCAAgagaccaggcaaggag